One Halobacterium zhouii genomic region harbors:
- a CDS encoding DUF2795 domain-containing protein: MDSDDTDREQGVDFTTIDPVLEDISYPITTDELVDQYGDETVDRTNADPIPVRELFEGIGEDSYESPEEVRQMMLNLMPRDSVGRANYSDRGGSSPTETEEAEDVDAGPDGEETPDGS; encoded by the coding sequence ATGGACAGCGACGACACCGACCGAGAGCAGGGCGTCGACTTCACCACCATCGACCCCGTCCTCGAGGACATCTCGTACCCGATCACGACCGACGAACTGGTCGACCAGTACGGCGACGAGACGGTCGACCGGACGAACGCGGACCCCATCCCGGTTCGGGAACTGTTCGAGGGAATCGGGGAGGACTCCTACGAGTCGCCCGAGGAGGTTCGCCAGATGATGCTGAACCTGATGCCCCGCGACAGCGTCGGGCGCGCGAACTACTCAGACCGGGGTGGCTCCAGTCCGACGGAGACTGAAGAAGCCGAGGACGTCGACGCGGGACCCGACGGCGAAGAGACCCCCGACGGGTCGTAG
- a CDS encoding YqjF family protein, protein MVLPVAFGWRHLLFANWPVDADELDAHVPDAFAVDEYDGTGWLSIVPLVNVDTRPRGLPGWAGVTLRELNVRTYVTCDGEPGVYFFSLDAQGLASVLGARLTHFLPYYYARIRFRRDGGRARGDGGRVRVSSRRRHPGDRPARFTASYAPTGDAFEAEPGSLAEFLTERRRLFTQSPNGTVRHTNVEHDQWTLYDAKTSITENTVFEATRFESPDAEPVCYYSPGVDVVTTRSKRWR, encoded by the coding sequence GTGGTGCTCCCTGTCGCGTTCGGGTGGCGACACCTGCTGTTCGCGAACTGGCCCGTGGACGCCGACGAACTCGACGCGCACGTTCCCGACGCGTTCGCCGTCGACGAGTACGACGGGACTGGCTGGCTGTCCATCGTTCCGCTCGTCAACGTCGACACCCGTCCCCGGGGCCTCCCGGGGTGGGCAGGCGTCACGCTCCGGGAGCTGAACGTCCGGACCTACGTCACCTGCGACGGCGAACCGGGCGTCTACTTCTTCAGCCTCGACGCACAGGGTCTCGCCAGCGTGCTCGGCGCGCGCCTCACGCACTTCCTCCCGTACTACTACGCCCGCATCCGGTTCCGCCGCGACGGCGGCCGCGCCCGGGGCGACGGCGGCCGCGTCCGGGTGTCGTCCAGGCGGCGCCACCCCGGCGACAGGCCGGCAAGATTCACCGCCTCGTACGCACCGACGGGAGACGCTTTCGAGGCCGAACCCGGGTCGCTGGCCGAGTTCCTGACGGAGCGCCGCCGACTGTTCACACAGTCGCCGAACGGCACCGTCCGGCACACCAACGTCGAACACGACCAGTGGACGCTGTACGACGCGAAGACGTCGATAACGGAGAACACGGTGTTCGAGGCGACCCGGTTCGAGTCACCGGACGCGGAGCCGGTCTGTTACTACAGTCCCGGCGTCGACGTGGTCACCACCCGGAGCAAGCGCTGGCGGTGA
- a CDS encoding AI-2E family transporter gives MNLSRGVLLALVAVLLLLTVAFVLPFLQYFLLAVLLAYVLLPVQRTLETRVSDRIAASLTVLGATVVLLLPFLVVIRSTAAEATALVRRVQRGDLTFAVFENYIREFTGVEIEIGRLAQSALSGIGAGELSNLVGVLGTITHMVVGFGLALFLLYYFLKDREPFFRWLRHTVPLSDGVQDELYTEIDDIMRGVLAGHVLIAIFQGVIAGLGLVAVGIPSALFWTVVMVVLALLPIVGSFLVWGPAVVYLLATSRPLAAAFLLVYGTIVVGVSDDYLRPIVVDRYARINPTVVILGVFGGLYAIGVMGLFFGPVILGSLRATLDVFAREYGPGE, from the coding sequence ATGAACCTCTCGAGGGGGGTATTGCTGGCGCTCGTCGCTGTTCTCCTCCTACTGACGGTCGCGTTCGTGCTACCATTCCTCCAATACTTCCTGCTCGCCGTGCTCCTCGCGTACGTCCTCCTCCCCGTCCAGCGGACCCTCGAAACCCGGGTGAGCGACCGGATCGCCGCTTCCCTCACCGTACTCGGGGCGACGGTCGTGCTCCTCCTGCCGTTCCTCGTGGTGATTCGCTCGACCGCCGCGGAGGCGACTGCGCTCGTAAGGCGCGTCCAGCGCGGCGACCTCACGTTCGCCGTCTTCGAGAACTACATTCGCGAGTTCACCGGCGTCGAGATCGAAATCGGCCGACTCGCGCAGTCAGCCCTCTCTGGCATCGGCGCCGGCGAACTGAGCAACCTCGTCGGGGTTCTTGGCACTATCACGCACATGGTCGTCGGTTTCGGTCTCGCGCTCTTCTTGCTGTACTACTTCCTCAAGGACCGTGAGCCGTTCTTCCGGTGGCTCAGGCACACCGTGCCGCTCTCGGACGGCGTCCAGGACGAACTGTACACAGAGATCGACGACATCATGCGTGGGGTCCTGGCCGGACACGTCCTCATCGCCATCTTCCAGGGGGTGATCGCGGGGCTGGGGTTGGTCGCCGTCGGCATCCCGAGCGCGCTGTTCTGGACGGTCGTGATGGTCGTGCTCGCACTGTTGCCCATCGTCGGCTCGTTCCTCGTGTGGGGGCCGGCGGTCGTCTACCTGCTTGCCACCAGTCGGCCGCTCGCCGCCGCGTTCCTGCTCGTCTACGGCACCATCGTCGTCGGCGTCTCCGACGACTACCTGCGCCCCATCGTCGTCGACCGGTACGCGCGCATCAACCCCACCGTCGTCATCCTCGGCGTGTTCGGCGGTCTCTACGCCATCGGCGTCATGGGGCTGTTCTTCGGTCCCGTGATCCTCGGGTCGCTCCGGGCGACCCTGGACGTGTTCGCGCGCGAGTACGGGCCCGGCGAGTGA
- a CDS encoding DUF1989 domain-containing protein, translated as MDTTRIPAKSGAAFAVDAGDTFEVVTPEPRQVADLVAFVRGDPSEAFAQSYTRDCNGKLRISTGDALYTTEGNELLTITADDCGVHDILFGPCTGWMLTDRPTGDGRQNEPGGCRENLGLALDAYGLDVPVPDTMNVFQESTVTDQVYFDVRESPAEAGDAVTFRAEQDAVVAVSACSAEGVASGTTLTPIDVVVPDGTTVCVESVHDN; from the coding sequence ATGGACACCACGCGCATTCCGGCGAAGAGCGGCGCGGCGTTCGCGGTCGACGCGGGCGACACCTTCGAGGTCGTCACCCCGGAACCCCGGCAGGTCGCCGACCTCGTGGCGTTCGTTCGCGGAGACCCGTCGGAGGCGTTCGCGCAGTCCTACACGCGCGACTGCAACGGGAAACTCCGCATCTCGACCGGGGACGCATTGTACACCACGGAGGGGAACGAGTTGCTGACGATAACGGCGGACGATTGTGGCGTCCACGACATCCTGTTCGGGCCGTGCACCGGGTGGATGCTCACCGACCGACCCACGGGCGACGGGCGACAGAACGAACCCGGCGGATGCCGGGAGAACCTCGGACTCGCGCTCGACGCGTACGGCCTCGACGTCCCCGTTCCGGACACGATGAACGTCTTCCAGGAGTCGACGGTCACGGACCAGGTGTACTTCGACGTGCGCGAGAGTCCCGCGGAGGCCGGGGACGCGGTGACGTTCCGCGCGGAGCAGGACGCGGTCGTCGCGGTCTCGGCCTGTTCGGCGGAGGGCGTCGCGAGCGGCACGACGCTCACACCCATCGACGTGGTCGTTCCCGACGGAACGACCGTCTGTGTCGAGTCGGTCCACGACAACTGA
- a CDS encoding YqcI/YcgG family protein produces the protein MARLHTHRGVEAALERGDLSEWKAMRYRSFDRTMTEDDPPFPCYFATDAHEDGHIRYLFAPSEATEAGKAAVADSLETYLDSARDIADLTSMAVFFEPPSGELGLETYRERFWDLLGYLHRHDPAPWPDEIPVDPGDPEWEFCYAGEPVFMVARAPCYERRRSRYTPHGLEITVQPRWVFDGLGGDTEEGQRARKIIRGRLAEYDDVARHPDIGDYGAPGVHEWEQYVLPDDNEERRGGFPIDGWSG, from the coding sequence ATGGCTCGACTCCACACGCACCGGGGCGTCGAAGCGGCCCTCGAACGGGGTGACCTCTCGGAGTGGAAGGCGATGCGGTACCGCTCGTTCGACCGGACGATGACCGAGGACGACCCGCCGTTCCCGTGTTACTTCGCCACGGACGCCCACGAGGACGGCCACATCCGGTATCTCTTCGCGCCGTCCGAGGCGACCGAGGCGGGGAAAGCCGCAGTCGCAGACAGCCTCGAGACGTACCTCGATAGCGCGCGTGACATCGCCGACCTCACGTCGATGGCGGTGTTCTTCGAACCGCCGAGTGGAGAACTCGGCCTCGAGACGTACCGGGAGCGGTTCTGGGACCTTCTGGGGTACCTCCACCGCCACGACCCGGCACCGTGGCCCGACGAGATACCGGTGGACCCGGGCGACCCCGAGTGGGAGTTCTGTTACGCCGGCGAACCGGTGTTCATGGTGGCGCGAGCGCCGTGTTACGAGCGCCGGCGGAGCCGCTACACACCCCACGGCCTCGAGATAACCGTACAGCCCCGGTGGGTGTTCGACGGCCTCGGCGGAGACACAGAGGAGGGACAGCGCGCGCGCAAGATAATCCGCGGCCGACTGGCCGAGTACGACGACGTGGCCCGTCACCCCGACATCGGCGACTACGGGGCACCGGGCGTCCACGAGTGGGAGCAGTACGTGCTCCCGGACGACAACGAGGAGCGACGCGGCGGGTTCCCCATCGACGGCTGGTCGGGCTAA
- a CDS encoding class I SAM-dependent methyltransferase has translation MDSEDVRHEWAERSGEYSPRYYAYYGPNETSETVRRTVAEFADSDPSVLELGCSSGRHLSHLYDNGFEDLAGVDINADAFDVMADAYPDLASAGEFHCADIQDAASGFDDDAFDVVYSVETLQHVHPDDAATFDELARITGDLLVTVENEGDTGLDEPPEQDVNYVRDDVPLFYRDWNRVFTGRGFREVEVTQSGRDTARVFRTDDH, from the coding sequence ATGGACTCCGAGGACGTCCGCCACGAGTGGGCGGAACGCTCGGGGGAGTATTCGCCGCGGTACTACGCGTACTACGGCCCGAACGAGACGAGCGAAACGGTCCGGCGGACCGTCGCGGAGTTCGCGGACAGCGACCCGTCGGTCCTGGAACTGGGCTGTAGCTCCGGCCGCCACCTCTCGCATCTCTACGACAACGGCTTCGAGGATCTGGCGGGCGTCGACATCAACGCCGACGCGTTCGACGTGATGGCGGACGCCTACCCGGACCTCGCGTCGGCGGGCGAGTTCCACTGCGCGGACATCCAGGACGCCGCCAGCGGGTTCGACGACGACGCCTTCGACGTGGTGTACTCCGTGGAGACGCTCCAGCACGTCCACCCCGACGACGCGGCGACGTTCGACGAACTCGCGCGCATCACGGGCGACCTCCTGGTCACGGTGGAAAACGAGGGCGACACCGGCCTGGACGAACCCCCGGAGCAGGACGTGAACTACGTCAGAGACGACGTGCCGCTGTTCTACAGGGATTGGAACCGGGTGTTCACCGGGCGCGGATTCCGCGAGGTCGAGGTGACCCAGAGCGGCCGCGACACGGCCCGGGTGTTCCGAACCGACGACCACTGA
- the eif1A gene encoding translation initiation factor eIF-1A — protein sequence MSEDTGRRNLRMPDDDELFAVVTSHNGGNHVEVRCEDGEERMGRIPGRMKYRTWINEGDVVLVEPWDWQDEKANIEWRYSEQDADQLREEGHID from the coding sequence GTGAGCGAAGACACTGGGCGACGGAATTTACGCATGCCCGACGACGACGAACTGTTCGCGGTCGTGACGAGCCACAACGGCGGGAACCACGTCGAGGTCCGTTGTGAGGACGGCGAGGAGCGGATGGGTCGTATCCCCGGTCGGATGAAGTACCGCACGTGGATCAACGAGGGCGACGTCGTGCTCGTCGAGCCCTGGGACTGGCAGGACGAGAAGGCCAACATCGAGTGGCGGTACAGTGAACAGGACGCCGACCAGCTCCGCGAAGAAGGACACATCGACTGA
- a CDS encoding class I SAM-dependent methyltransferase, whose translation MAVSTTGCPPPQTPQARAYDAAYASIPNWDIGKPQPAFVRLEQAGAIRGRVLDVGCGTGELSLYLARQGHDVLGVDFAPRAIAEAQAKARWRRIDANFLVWDALELDELPLRFDTVVDSAMYHVLADSERDRFVAGLRSVLRPGGTYFVLCDAPSADTGFESAGVSRSEFPERFREAEGWRVDFVLDTAFVRRWGQNPAFLAVITRVS comes from the coding sequence ATGGCGGTGAGCACGACGGGTTGTCCGCCACCACAGACCCCACAGGCCCGCGCGTACGACGCCGCGTACGCGTCCATTCCGAACTGGGACATCGGGAAGCCACAGCCGGCGTTCGTCCGACTCGAACAGGCGGGCGCTATCCGCGGGCGCGTCCTCGACGTCGGCTGTGGCACGGGCGAACTCTCGCTGTACCTCGCGCGCCAGGGCCACGACGTACTCGGCGTCGACTTCGCGCCGCGCGCCATCGCAGAGGCGCAAGCGAAGGCCCGCTGGCGGCGCATCGACGCGAACTTCCTGGTGTGGGACGCGCTCGAACTCGACGAACTCCCGCTCCGGTTCGACACCGTCGTGGACTCCGCGATGTACCACGTGCTCGCCGACAGCGAGCGCGACCGGTTCGTCGCCGGCCTGCGCTCGGTGCTCCGCCCCGGCGGCACGTACTTCGTGCTGTGTGACGCGCCGTCGGCGGACACCGGCTTCGAGAGTGCGGGGGTGTCGCGCTCGGAGTTCCCCGAGCGATTCCGCGAGGCCGAGGGCTGGCGCGTGGATTTCGTTCTCGACACGGCGTTCGTGCGACGCTGGGGCCAGAACCCGGCGTTCCTCGCCGTCATCACGCGCGTCTCGTGA
- the sugE gene encoding quaternary ammonium compound efflux SMR transporter SugE codes for MSPWLLLFVAGVFESVWAVGLAYTGGFSKLVPSALTLAAMAVSVYLLAQAVQDLPVGTAYAVWTGIGAVTTAIAGIYLFDESASALRLGCILLIIAGIAGLQVTSSAHGA; via the coding sequence ATGTCTCCGTGGCTCTTGTTGTTCGTGGCTGGCGTCTTCGAATCCGTGTGGGCGGTGGGGCTCGCGTACACCGGCGGCTTCTCGAAGCTCGTGCCGTCCGCGCTCACGCTCGCGGCGATGGCCGTCTCGGTCTACCTGCTCGCGCAGGCCGTCCAGGACCTCCCGGTCGGGACGGCGTACGCGGTGTGGACGGGCATCGGCGCGGTGACGACAGCTATCGCCGGCATCTACCTCTTCGACGAGTCCGCGTCGGCGCTCAGACTCGGCTGCATCCTGCTGATAATCGCCGGCATCGCGGGACTACAGGTGACGTCGAGCGCGCACGGCGCGTGA
- a CDS encoding glycosyltransferase: protein MASPTVSVVIPARNEAGYLPATLGSVRALDTNVKYEVVVADGDSTDGTREIARAAGARVVAADERGIAAGRNAGARAANGDWLAFVDADTTVRARYLDRMLRFVESEGLAAASSRCRVTGVRRGKAMQVVVNRVFPRLRLPILPGFNTFVRRSAFDAVGGYPAVGNEDTAFSRALAREFDTGYCPDVLVETSGRRFADLGLTGTLAHYLYHDLGRVLADH, encoded by the coding sequence GTGGCGTCTCCGACAGTGAGTGTCGTGATTCCCGCTCGGAACGAGGCCGGATACCTCCCGGCGACGCTGGGCAGCGTCCGCGCGCTCGACACGAACGTGAAGTACGAGGTGGTCGTGGCGGACGGCGACAGCACGGACGGAACCAGAGAGATCGCGCGGGCCGCCGGCGCGCGCGTGGTGGCCGCGGACGAGCGAGGCATCGCCGCAGGCCGGAACGCCGGTGCGCGGGCCGCGAACGGCGACTGGCTGGCGTTCGTGGACGCGGACACCACGGTACGCGCCCGGTACCTCGACCGAATGCTCCGCTTCGTCGAGAGCGAGGGCCTGGCCGCGGCGTCCTCGCGCTGTCGCGTCACCGGGGTTCGCCGCGGGAAGGCGATGCAGGTCGTCGTCAACCGCGTGTTCCCGCGCCTCCGTCTACCCATCCTCCCTGGATTCAACACGTTCGTTCGCCGGTCGGCGTTCGACGCGGTCGGCGGCTACCCGGCCGTGGGGAACGAGGACACCGCGTTCAGCCGCGCGCTCGCCCGTGAGTTCGACACCGGGTACTGCCCTGACGTGCTCGTGGAGACGTCCGGCCGCCGGTTTGCGGACCTCGGCCTGACGGGAACGCTCGCCCATTACCTCTATCACGACCTGGGCCGCGTGCTCGCGGACCACTGA
- a CDS encoding redox-regulated ATPase YchF encodes MSYNIGLVGKPSVGKSTFFNAATMNDVPEGAYPFTTIDPAIGEAYVRVDCAAPEFDESCTPSTGFCQDGTRFVPTKLVDVAGLIPGAHEGKGLGNQFLTDLNEADVLVHVVDFSGKTDIEGETTEGHDPREDIDFLEDELDQWYLDILEKGIERYESQHMVETDVETELAEQMSAFRTNEDEIKQIILAVGLGLDPDEWDADDRMDLAREIRKRTKPMVVAANKMDTPEAQANWAEITEDPDYDHLTFVSASAHAEKALKQAAEDDVVDYRPGDDDFDITGDVSDEQAAGLESIREFVGEFDGTGVQQALETALFEELGVIPVFPGSANGLGTADGRVLPDVFLLPAGATAEDFAYHIHSDIGDGFLHAKDCRANRQIASSHQLDARDVVEIVSTN; translated from the coding sequence ATGAGTTACAACATCGGTCTCGTGGGCAAACCCTCCGTGGGGAAGTCCACGTTCTTCAACGCGGCGACGATGAACGACGTGCCGGAGGGCGCGTACCCGTTCACCACCATCGACCCGGCAATCGGGGAGGCGTACGTGCGCGTGGACTGCGCGGCGCCCGAGTTCGACGAGAGTTGCACGCCGTCGACGGGGTTCTGCCAGGACGGCACGCGGTTCGTGCCGACCAAACTCGTCGACGTCGCAGGCCTGATTCCGGGCGCCCACGAGGGGAAGGGCCTAGGCAACCAGTTCCTCACCGACCTCAACGAGGCCGACGTGCTCGTCCACGTCGTGGACTTCTCGGGGAAGACGGACATCGAGGGCGAGACGACGGAGGGCCACGACCCCCGGGAGGACATCGACTTCCTGGAGGACGAACTCGACCAGTGGTATCTCGACATCCTGGAGAAGGGCATCGAGCGCTACGAGAGCCAGCACATGGTCGAGACCGACGTCGAGACCGAACTCGCCGAGCAGATGAGCGCGTTCCGCACGAACGAGGACGAGATCAAGCAGATCATTCTCGCCGTCGGCCTCGGTCTCGACCCCGACGAGTGGGACGCCGACGACCGCATGGACCTCGCCCGCGAGATCCGCAAGCGAACGAAGCCGATGGTCGTCGCGGCGAACAAGATGGACACGCCCGAAGCCCAGGCCAACTGGGCGGAGATCACCGAGGACCCCGACTACGACCACCTGACGTTCGTGTCGGCGAGCGCGCACGCGGAGAAGGCGCTCAAGCAGGCCGCCGAGGACGACGTGGTCGACTACCGGCCGGGAGACGACGACTTCGACATCACGGGCGACGTGAGCGACGAGCAGGCCGCGGGCCTCGAGTCGATCCGCGAGTTCGTGGGCGAGTTCGACGGCACCGGCGTCCAGCAGGCGCTCGAAACCGCGCTGTTCGAGGAACTCGGCGTCATCCCCGTGTTCCCGGGGTCCGCCAACGGTCTGGGGACGGCCGACGGGCGCGTCCTTCCGGACGTGTTCTTGCTCCCGGCGGGCGCGACCGCCGAGGACTTCGCGTACCACATCCATTCGGATATCGGCGACGGCTTCCTGCACGCGAAGGACTGCCGCGCGAATCGGCAGATCGCGTCGAGTCACCAACTCGACGCGCGGGACGTCGTCGAGATCGTCTCCACGAACTGA
- a CDS encoding HAD family hydrolase has product MNYDAVIFDNDGVLTHPTPLDVLRDATREGFAAVGVDDPHPDHVEELTMHATPADLDAACTAHGVDPDDLWYERDLAFSRAQVADMEDGRKPLYEDYDAVRALDASRGIVSTNQHRTIEAILDFHDIRGDFDTHYGREMEIASLTKKKPNAHYLERALADLDVDPHRALFVGDSETDVEAAHNAGTDSAFIWRDHRDGLELSVNPDYELDGLDDLHELA; this is encoded by the coding sequence GTGAACTACGACGCGGTCATCTTCGACAACGACGGCGTACTCACGCACCCGACGCCCCTGGACGTGCTCCGGGATGCCACCCGCGAGGGCTTCGCAGCGGTCGGCGTGGACGACCCGCACCCCGACCACGTCGAGGAGTTGACGATGCACGCGACGCCCGCCGACCTGGACGCCGCCTGCACGGCCCACGGTGTCGACCCCGACGACCTCTGGTACGAACGCGACCTCGCGTTCTCCCGAGCACAGGTCGCCGACATGGAAGACGGTCGAAAACCCCTCTACGAGGACTACGACGCTGTGCGCGCGCTCGACGCGTCCCGCGGTATCGTCTCCACGAATCAGCACCGTACCATCGAGGCTATCCTCGATTTCCACGACATCCGCGGCGACTTCGACACCCACTACGGCCGCGAGATGGAGATTGCCAGCCTCACGAAGAAGAAGCCGAACGCCCACTACCTCGAGCGCGCGCTCGCCGACCTCGACGTCGACCCCCACCGCGCGCTGTTCGTCGGCGACAGCGAAACGGACGTCGAGGCCGCGCACAACGCCGGCACGGATTCGGCGTTCATCTGGCGCGACCACCGCGACGGACTGGAACTGAGTGTGAATCCCGACTACGAACTCGACGGTCTGGACGACCTGCACGAACTCGCGTAA
- a CDS encoding rhodanese-like domain-containing protein, whose amino-acid sequence MNRRTFLGASSGALATLAGCLGGGTNAAARPIKHPGNLETTFHANGDYPSDNDYSDGFPPEYGQQANERSVDESTFSQLSTNGESVTLVPIDVAHYWHQRQSARFVDARGQRQYERSHVFGSVLSPAVKNSQGGPIEGWPKDDRVVCYCGCPHHLSSIRAAGLQKSGFSNVYVIDEGFGEWRGRGYPMRGTSFAAPENAVIEGDVAAQYAGEYVWATNPASGQQEAAPIREDGSFELHLYFSGMNDEMPIRVSGPSFEVTRPLGELTAAVLTP is encoded by the coding sequence ATGAACCGCCGCACGTTCCTCGGGGCAAGTTCGGGTGCGCTCGCCACGCTCGCGGGCTGCCTCGGTGGCGGCACCAACGCTGCCGCTCGACCCATCAAACACCCCGGCAACCTCGAAACCACGTTTCACGCGAACGGCGACTACCCCTCCGACAACGACTACTCAGACGGCTTCCCGCCGGAGTACGGACAACAGGCGAACGAGCGAAGCGTCGACGAGTCGACGTTCTCCCAGCTCTCGACGAACGGCGAGTCCGTCACACTCGTTCCCATCGACGTCGCTCACTACTGGCACCAGCGCCAGTCCGCCAGGTTCGTCGACGCGCGCGGCCAGCGCCAGTACGAGCGCTCGCACGTCTTCGGGTCGGTCCTGAGCCCTGCGGTCAAGAACTCCCAGGGCGGCCCCATCGAGGGGTGGCCGAAAGACGACCGGGTCGTGTGTTACTGCGGGTGTCCCCACCACCTCTCTTCGATCCGCGCGGCGGGCCTCCAGAAGAGCGGGTTCTCGAACGTCTACGTCATCGACGAGGGGTTCGGCGAGTGGCGCGGTCGCGGCTACCCGATGCGCGGCACGAGTTTCGCGGCTCCGGAGAACGCCGTCATCGAGGGCGACGTCGCCGCGCAGTACGCCGGCGAGTACGTGTGGGCGACCAACCCGGCGTCGGGCCAGCAGGAGGCCGCGCCGATACGCGAGGACGGCTCGTTCGAACTCCACCTCTACTTCTCTGGCATGAACGACGAGATGCCGATCCGCGTGAGCGGCCCGTCCTTCGAGGTCACGCGACCGCTCGGCGAGCTCACAGCGGCGGTGCTGACGCCGTAA
- a CDS encoding SDR family oxidoreductase: MGDTVVVTGASGGVGAAVVRAFAGQGDTVVAAGYDRDAVESVAADAGAVAVRTDVRDEYDVERLMEQASRAGEASGVDVVVPCAAVDHSGGSGPPLGEESYSGFDDTIRTNVRGVFAAVREALPHMPADGRVVIPTERVARDPEPGRGSFAVSKAAVEGVMGQFSVDCEQAVGCVDPGEVNTGIHGGGGRKPADVAGLFTWAASVPGALDGRVLDADDWEDAAE, encoded by the coding sequence ATGGGAGACACAGTGGTCGTCACCGGAGCGTCGGGCGGCGTCGGCGCGGCGGTCGTGCGCGCGTTCGCCGGGCAGGGCGACACCGTCGTCGCGGCGGGCTACGACCGGGACGCCGTCGAGTCGGTCGCCGCCGACGCTGGCGCCGTCGCGGTTCGCACCGACGTGCGCGACGAGTACGACGTCGAGCGACTGATGGAGCAGGCGTCGCGGGCGGGCGAGGCGTCCGGCGTCGACGTCGTCGTGCCGTGTGCGGCGGTCGACCACAGCGGCGGGTCCGGACCGCCACTCGGCGAGGAGTCGTACAGCGGGTTCGACGACACGATCCGCACGAACGTCCGCGGTGTGTTCGCGGCGGTCCGCGAGGCGCTCCCGCACATGCCCGCGGACGGGCGCGTGGTGATTCCGACCGAGCGCGTGGCCCGCGACCCTGAACCCGGACGCGGATCGTTCGCCGTCTCGAAGGCGGCCGTCGAGGGCGTGATGGGGCAGTTCTCGGTGGATTGCGAACAGGCTGTCGGCTGCGTCGACCCCGGCGAGGTGAACACTGGTATCCACGGCGGCGGTGGCCGGAAACCCGCCGACGTCGCGGGGCTGTTTACGTGGGCGGCGTCCGTCCCTGGGGCACTCGACGGACGCGTTCTCGACGCCGATGACTGGGAAGACGCGGCCGAGTGA
- a CDS encoding ZIP family metal transporter, protein MSVTQSAVAARARTSRLGTASALVFAALSAYVLVFAPAPKLLGIAWVAFVGMAGAAALGARAGAEHPTGLVWGYGLASGAMVTSSAVFLVPQAIGYAAKPGGFGVAAGILTGFGAHTIGHRLTHRNLPLDRTSAELTAHALTAGAIIGVVYTAMPDLGPLLGLAIVSHKGPAGYAAARRLAADDHSATMLLLPASGVGLAALAVSLLSFPTNPTLLAVVFGFAAGIFLHVAMDFLPHCETGSDVHDAVTRTGHEHDHDLLDRLRIQAVLSTALGGLAVLAAFLLVQ, encoded by the coding sequence ATGTCTGTCACGCAGTCAGCCGTCGCAGCACGCGCCCGCACGTCACGACTTGGCACCGCGAGCGCGCTCGTATTCGCCGCGCTCTCGGCGTACGTGCTCGTGTTCGCGCCAGCGCCGAAACTCCTCGGCATCGCGTGGGTCGCGTTCGTCGGCATGGCGGGCGCCGCCGCACTCGGCGCGCGCGCCGGCGCCGAACACCCCACTGGCCTCGTCTGGGGGTACGGCCTCGCCAGCGGCGCGATGGTCACCAGTTCCGCCGTCTTCCTCGTCCCGCAGGCCATCGGCTACGCCGCGAAACCCGGCGGCTTCGGCGTCGCCGCCGGCATCCTCACCGGGTTCGGCGCGCACACCATCGGCCACCGACTCACGCACCGCAACCTGCCACTCGACCGCACGTCCGCGGAACTCACCGCGCACGCGCTCACGGCCGGCGCCATCATCGGCGTCGTCTACACCGCGATGCCGGACCTCGGCCCCCTGCTCGGCCTCGCCATCGTCTCGCACAAGGGGCCCGCGGGCTACGCCGCCGCGCGCCGCCTCGCCGCCGACGACCACTCCGCGACGATGCTACTGCTCCCCGCCTCCGGCGTCGGCCTCGCCGCGCTCGCGGTCAGCCTCCTCTCGTTCCCGACGAACCCCACCCTCCTCGCCGTCGTCTTCGGGTTCGCCGCCGGCATCTTCCTCCACGTCGCCATGGACTTCCTCCCGCACTGCGAGACCGGCAGCGACGTCCACGACGCCGTCACCCGCACCGGCCACGAGCACGACCACGACCTGCTCGACCGCCTGCGCATCCAGGCAGTGCTCTCGACGGCCCTCGGCGGTCTCGCGGTGCTCGCGGCGTTCCTGCTGGTTCAGTGA